Part of the Pirellulales bacterium genome is shown below.
GCAATTTCACTGCTCACCCTATGTTCCCGGTATGACCCTCCGACTCCTGGAAATTTCAAAGCCTTCGGGAAATGGCTTGAACGGTTTTTCGGGTGGTTCCACCTGGCTTTGAAAATCGCGCAAGGCATGGATGTCGAGTTCCGCGACGACGAAGTAGTCAGCAAGGCCGCCCTTTACTCGTACCTCGTCCCTGGCCCAAGAATTTATATGTGGGACGCGAACCCGGCTATCGCCAAACATGCGGTTATTCACTAAGGCGACAAAGCAGTGGATGTCCAGAGCAGACGCATCCACCAGGGCGGAAAAGGATTCCAGATCTTGATTCCAGCTAAGCACAAAAAGTGAATCGATTTTGCCGCGAAATCTCAGGCGATGCTGCATATCGGTTAACTCGCTGCAGATCAGAAGGCCAAAGCGAAAGCCAAAGTGATTGAAAACGAACTTCACAGCAAGGTTCGCATCACTCGGACGTAACTCAATGCCAAACTTTTGACGCAATTCATCGCGCTCGTGGTGCGACGCTTTACCCTTGAGTTGCGTGAGGGCACACCATGAGGGATAGCCCAATCGGTTATCCGTCAAGAACAGCCTAGCGGCGCTGTCCACGCGGGGCCTGCGGCCTGTTCCATGGTGAGTGTATTCTTCGCCAGCAATCACCGAGATCCCCGAGCGTAAGAACCCCTCGGCAACCGTCCGCATCCATTGTTTGGGGATCGATAATTCAGGAAACAGCACGTATCGTGGGCGGGCGTTCTTGGGGGCCTTCAAGATGGCGGTGCAAAGGTCATAGAGCCGCTCGAATCTTTCAGCGCTAACATCCGGCTCTTGACCTGCAGCGGCGTGCCAGCTTTTCCACTCGGTTAAAAGGCTTGTCACCGCGATTCGAGGCGGCTGTTTCCCGGAGCCATGGCCAATCTTGACGACACGCGATCCGGCTTTAGGACTTGATGAACTGTCCGTGTAGAAGGTGCCACGAACCGAGTTGAGGGCATTCTTTAACTTGTTGATATCCGCGGCGCTATTTGGAATTAGGATCGAGATATCTGCGGGGCCAAGAGGACGGGTCGGAAACAGAATCGGCATCGTGGGAGTATCTTTCAGATCGACCTCTTCCAAAAGCTTGGTAATACCCTTTTGCTGCTTGTCCAATGATGGTGGCAAGTCGCTTGGAAGTTCGCTCGCGAACGTAATTTTTTCGGCGGATTCTTTTAGTAGATGTGCCTTAAATGGGTTGCGGCCCAAGTCTCGACAGAAAAGTTTCCTAGCCACGTCGATAACTTCGGCGGTGAAGTCATCGCTGCCGAACACGTCGCTCGCAATTCGCGTGTACAGCTTGCGGCACTCGCTCTTTCGCTGCAATCCGCATGATTTTAATAGCGCCTCTTCAAACGCTAAATGTAAGTGCCGAAACACACCCTCCCATATTCGATCCGCTGTGGGGGCGTTCTGCGGTGCATTCATGTACTTCAGCACCGCGTGTTCGCGGATCTCGCCGAACAAGTCGATTACGGTTGCTACAAACTGATGAGCGTACTTCCAGTCGCCACAGTATACGGCGATCGAAACTAGCCGCGGCAAATAGTCCGCAAGCTCAAACAGTTTTCCGGGAGCGATGATGTGTCGCTTGGCAAACTCGTAGAAATCTTCCCGCTCAGATTTCCATTCCGCGGGGGGCAAGGCATCGGCAATTGCGTCGAGGTTTCGAAGCAGAATGGCGAACCCTAGCCGCTTCAATAGAAGCGTGTCGGTTTTTCGTAGTGCGTCACCATCAGAATTGCCGTCTTTTGACGTAGTCAGGACTCTGGCGGCAGCAGATTTTTCCATCTGCTTTAGGTCAGGGAGTAGGCGCCATTCACTCGTGACCTCGTCAACTTTTGACTTGATGGCATCAAGCAAGTCCGCATTGTCGATTAGGAAGACACACTGTTTATCGGCCTGGAATTCGATCTCGCTGGATTGCGCATATGGCAGCGAAACAGTCAAACGCTTGCCATCTTGCTCTATGAGCCCGTCAGCCCGTTCAACGATCCAGTCGAGCACCTCCCTGCCATTAGCAAAGTCTCCGGTGTCTCGAAGGACGAGAAAAATGTCGTCGACATATCGCGCATAGTAGATGGGCGTAAGTGCTTTCTGGATACGGCGGTCAAATTCCAGAAGCAGCACATTAGCGATTACCCGCGAGGCGGTCGCACCTACCGGCACACCAACGGGCGTACCCGCAACGTAACCTGGAACTGCTCCTCCCCATGTCTCGAATGAGGTGACCAACGACTCAGTGAAAGCTTTGTGCGCCTTGGACAAGGCTGGTTTGCCGTCGTCGGATTTCGAGATTAAAGTCAGAAACTTTTTGTTTAAGAGAAACCGCGGATCAACCTTATGGAAAAATCGGGTAAAGTCCATAGTGAGTGCCACAACCGCTTTGCCGTCATGCAGCTCGCGTCGAATCGCGGCGAATCCACCGTCTCGCCATTTTTTGTAGGACTGAAAGTAGGGCGAGAAGCTTTGCCATATGGTGCGATGATAGGCTTTCGTTCCGGCGATCCGTCGAAGCCGAGCGCCGAGGGCAGCGTCGCTCAAGCACGCGTCAAGTTTTTCGCCTACGTGATTGATCCATAGTGCACAAACAATATGCATGTCGACACTGAAGTCCGCCATCGGCCGAAACTCAGCAACAAGCTGGGTTGTGTCAGAACTCGCTGCGTCAAAAATGCGGTTCCAATTGCTTTCAGCGTTTGACGCGAAGAATTTGGGACCGTCTTTATCGTCCGCCGGCAGGGTTAGCTTCTTTGGAACGAATGTAACCCCGCCAATGAAATCCCGGTCAGCGTACCACGGGCGTGCTGTTCCCGTGCGAAGGCGTTTCTGCAACTTTTGAAGATTGCCTTGAAGATTTTCTTCATAGATCGCGAATCGCTTCGCGTTGGGGATTGACCTCTCGTAGAACAAGTCGGCCTTTGCCTTGCGATAGGCCAAGTAGAGGTCTTCATCCGAAAACAGGTCGGCGGGCCGAGATTTGGACATATTCGATGCCACGAGGTAGTGTCGGAGGTTTCAGGTCACAATTCCTCCGTGCCGCGGTGCATTTCTAGCAACCAGTCCAAATTGGTTAGCGTATCTTAGTCGGCCGCGTTACCTCTCACCAGTCGGCACGGTATTACTAGGGCGTGGTTGACAACTGCGCAGTTAACTCGCCCGGCGAGATGGTTGGCGAAATTCGGGCAGGATCCGTTTCGCAGAAGAAATCTCCCGTCCACACGGCCAGGCGAGGCTCTATTTGAAAGGTGAGGGATTCGCCTGCACCTTCTCGATAATGCCGGCATTCTTCAAATATGAAATCGCAGCCACCTAACAGCACCGTAGCAAGGTAAATGCGTGGACCGTGGCCGACAGCGTCCGTCGCTAGAATATCGCGTCCTTGGCCTACTTCCCCTTGTGTTGCCGAACACTATCTACGCAAGCGACGTTTTTTTGGTTATATCGATCTGCACGAATGACTTGCCGAAGAGCTATGTGCCATTCGTTACATCGACCGTAGCAGCATGGCCAAGTGCGGAAGGACGAACCGTCAGAGGGTTCTGCTCGACGCTCCCGGACACGCCCGCCTTACGCAATCGCTCACGCGATTGTGACAGCTGTTTGCCTCGTGAATCGATTGGTAGCCCGCAAGATGACTTGGAGGGGCGTGGCGCTCGATTCGTGAGAAGTGCTTATTGTTGGCTACCACCAATAGCCCACTCTTGGCTTCTCTTATTGCGGCGGGCACGAATTGATGAGCGACCAGATTTGGCCGGTAGATCTTTCCGGTAGATTGGTCGCGGCATTACGCTATTCTAAGGCCTGTGGCCTACCCCCGTTTTTCTATCGCGGACGCCGCATAACGATGAGTCGAAAGCGAGTCGACCCCCACCCATTGGACTATGACTGGCGATTCACGTCGTCGACCGTGGATTTCCTAACCAAAGAGTTGCGAGATGGCGACTGTTTGTTGGCTGGTGTACCGTCACTCGTCGACGCTGCGTCGTCGTCCGGCTCGAGCCGTAGAGTCAGGCTTGTCGATTGGCAGCCTAATCTGGGGTCCTATGAAACCGTGAACATCAACCTTGCCGATCCTCTCGCCCAGAGTTTCGACATCGCACTAGTCGACCCCCCTTGGTACCCCAAGGAGTATCTTCGTTGGGTGACCTGGGTTGCGCAGCATCTTCCACCCGGAGGAGAAATCCTCGCTTCTCTTTGGCCAGTTGAAACTAGACCAACAGCCAGCGACGAGCGCGCTTCGATATTGCGCAGTATCTCCGACTGGGCAGACGTGGACTTGAATCCGGGAGTCTTGAGATACCAAGTTCCACATTTTGAAATGTGTGCATTTCAAGCTCAGGAAAGGAATATCCCACCCAAGCCGTGGAGAGTAGGCGATCTAGTTCGGCTGAATATAAACAAGCAACCAGGGCTAAGGTCCGCTCTAAGGCCCGCGGGAAGGTGGCATCGGTTCGTTTGGAACGACTACCAACTAGCACTTCGAGTGTCACCGGAAGTTACCGGACCGGTCGAAATTGCGCCAGTTCCGGGAGCTAAGGGCTGGATTTGGCCGTCGGTCAGCCGACGAGCCCCGGGGCGCGATGAAATCACGCTCTGGAGTTCCGCCAACGAGGTTGCGAAAGTCCACGGGGCGGGCTCATTACTAAAGATATTGATGCAATGGACAAGCAGTGGCGAGCTATGCACCAGCGACGCCGGGGACCAGCTTGTGCAGCTCTGCGAGCAATGGAACTTCCCCAAATCCTCTCTATGGAGGTCAGAACAATGGCACCACCCCGGGTAGCCCTTCGATTCAGGGACACCACACCGGACATCGACACGATAGCGGAGCATCAGAGGCTCATCGAACAGCACGGATCATGTTGGTGGGGCTGGTGGCGAAAGGATTGGGAGCCTGAATTCGCGTCGCTCTTCCAGGAACTTGCTACCGTGCGAGGATCCGTCGTCCTTGTCGATAGATCGACGAGGAGCGCGTTCCATGCCGAGTTTCTGCAGGCGACGCGCGATGGCGCACAGGTAGATGACGAACGAATTCCCCCATACTACCAAGCTTTCAAGCAGTCTGTATCTGGCTGGTTCCTTCTGACTTCGATCAATACTGTTCAGTATGACGCGA
Proteins encoded:
- a CDS encoding RNA-directed DNA polymerase; the encoded protein is MSKSRPADLFSDEDLYLAYRKAKADLFYERSIPNAKRFAIYEENLQGNLQKLQKRLRTGTARPWYADRDFIGGVTFVPKKLTLPADDKDGPKFFASNAESNWNRIFDAASSDTTQLVAEFRPMADFSVDMHIVCALWINHVGEKLDACLSDAALGARLRRIAGTKAYHRTIWQSFSPYFQSYKKWRDGGFAAIRRELHDGKAVVALTMDFTRFFHKVDPRFLLNKKFLTLISKSDDGKPALSKAHKAFTESLVTSFETWGGAVPGYVAGTPVGVPVGATASRVIANVLLLEFDRRIQKALTPIYYARYVDDIFLVLRDTGDFANGREVLDWIVERADGLIEQDGKRLTVSLPYAQSSEIEFQADKQCVFLIDNADLLDAIKSKVDEVTSEWRLLPDLKQMEKSAAARVLTTSKDGNSDGDALRKTDTLLLKRLGFAILLRNLDAIADALPPAEWKSEREDFYEFAKRHIIAPGKLFELADYLPRLVSIAVYCGDWKYAHQFVATVIDLFGEIREHAVLKYMNAPQNAPTADRIWEGVFRHLHLAFEEALLKSCGLQRKSECRKLYTRIASDVFGSDDFTAEVIDVARKLFCRDLGRNPFKAHLLKESAEKITFASELPSDLPPSLDKQQKGITKLLEEVDLKDTPTMPILFPTRPLGPADISILIPNSAADINKLKNALNSVRGTFYTDSSSSPKAGSRVVKIGHGSGKQPPRIAVTSLLTEWKSWHAAAGQEPDVSAERFERLYDLCTAILKAPKNARPRYVLFPELSIPKQWMRTVAEGFLRSGISVIAGEEYTHHGTGRRPRVDSAARLFLTDNRLGYPSWCALTQLKGKASHHERDELRQKFGIELRPSDANLAVKFVFNHFGFRFGLLICSELTDMQHRLRFRGKIDSLFVLSWNQDLESFSALVDASALDIHCFVALVNNRMFGDSRVRVPHINSWARDEVRVKGGLADYFVVAELDIHALRDFQSQVEPPEKPFKPFPEGFEISRSRRVIPGT